A region of the Hydra vulgaris chromosome 12, alternate assembly HydraT2T_AEP genome:
AGAAACTGAATCAATAACATCTGGAAATGGGTTAGCAGTAATAGGTTCTGGACGATCTGTTACATATGAAGCAAAAACTCATTATCAGAAAATACGTTAGGATTAAAGGGTTCAATTCCTGCCACAGCAAATCCTGCAAAAATGTTAGACAAAGTAAAAGCTTGTGCATAAGCTTTCCTTGCAACTGCAGCTATATCATGTATGGTCATCGGTCTTGGATTAGATACAACCCAATCATCATAGGCTGCATTGTAATAACGTTTAAAAGGCCCATAAACTGACCGATCTAATGGCTGCAGCTTGTGACTACAATGTGGTGGAAAGGACAGCATAGTTAtgccattttttttagctaaatctAAACATACAATTGAAACATGGCTCTCATGGTTGTCAAGAAGTAAAAGCACTGGATTAGCTGGTGAACAtttcatattttgaataaaatgttttatccacTCGAAAAACATTGCACAATTCATCCAGCCAGACGGGTTTGCAACCCCAACACATCCAGGTGGACCACCATTTAACATACTTCCTTTGAAATGAActcttggaaaaataaaaaatggagggATTGAGTTTCCTATTGCATTAACTGCACAACAAACTGTTACCAATGTCCCTCTTTCTGCTGAAGTTATCCTTCCAACTTGTTTATCTCCTTTTTCAGCAATTATTTTAACTGGTTTTTGAACGATTGTAAGACCTGtctcatcaacattatataAGCTTTGTGGCTGAAATTTGTGTCGCAGACGAACATCTTTTAGATTGGTGAAAAATTCTCCGACTGTATAACGATTAAAAGCACTTGCTCGTGCCATACTAGTAGCTTTTGGATTTCGTAAAGATAACTCATTCCTACATAACATAAAACCACGAAGCCACTGTTTCCCagcaatttgtaaacttttccaGGATTTAGGAATGTGCTTAGAAAGAGTCATTGCAAATTCATAGGCAAGTTTTCGTGTTGTTTTGGTTGACAATCCATTGTAAAGTTTTGAAGCTCTTAAAAGATAGTCTGATAAAGATGTTTATTCTTCGTTGGTAAAGATTTGCATGGTAATGAAGTTAGGTTTGCAGACTGTACTTGGATTTAGTTGATATTTCCTTACATATCTCTTAAGTGTCATTAAATTGATTCTCCTCTCTTTAGATACACGCAAACTGTACCACCATTAAGAACTGCATTAACAGCTGCTCgcatttcattttcattaactttaccTCTAGGTGGTCAATGaatacaattatattatataaaagtattaggaggacaaaaaaaaaacaaattagtatAAAATCTACTTTTAAGGCTACattttggaagaaaaaaatttatttaaaaacaatatgacATATTGTACATGTTACTTTATTggttaaacattttgtttgtgtgtgtgtatgcacCTTTGATCATAGGATCAAAGGTGCATAAACGCATTAGGATCAAGGGTGCTAACCCgctcaatttttacaaaaattctttttttgtcatattagaTGCTTCCATAGCTTACCAAAAGCAACCATACAAGAGGTGAATAGTTTAGTTACAAAAtgacataagcaaaattattcaactcaaaataatattaaagatgtGGGGTTccttgtaaaagtaaaaaaactactttttatcGTCAAAATCAAACtctttagaaataaatttaatagtagtCTACTCTCTAACCAAAACACAATTAATTTTGAAGATGCGATATTTATAACACGCTGGTTATCAGCCCTCTTTAATAAGTTAAGTAAGTAAGGAGATAAGGCTATAGGATCATAGGTGCTTACGGATCAAGGGTGCAAGTTCTCCCCTGCTTGCATGATAATATATTCAAAGAGTTTTGTCAAGATAGATGTGATACTAATACCGCAATAGTTATCTGAattattaagagattttttatagGATTTTACTATTGGAATAATTATGGAAGTTGATAAGTACTCCGGCACAGCTCCATTATTAAAGATActattataaaactttgaaagcCGTGTAAGTAGGTTGTTGTTAGAAGAGTATTTAAGATGTTCTGCAGTAACTCCACAAGAGTCACGTGATCTATTAGACTTTAGCTTACAAATACAAGATTCAATGTCGGAAGTTGATAAGAGTATTTTATTAGGTTCAACTATAAGTTGGGGAATATTGCGGTGTTGGGAATTGTTGTTAGTAATTGCGGGAGTGTTGAGAATCGTATTAAAGTTTTGTCGAAATTCTTCTACAATTTCCTTTCTATCTTCTTGATCGTAAAAATACGAGTGTTTGGACTAGATATAATTTTTCGGATATTGTTCCAAAACTTTTGAGGATTAGTTTTTTGAAGATAttcaatgtttttgttaattttattgatttttaggtTATGATCTGCTCTtacagttttacaaaaattttcacGAGTTAGcttgtatttattaaatgaaatggaTTCCTGTGATCTGTTATAGTAACACTTTTTCCATTTCTTAAAGTGGAAAGAGAGAATGAATGAATGAAAGAGATAATGTCTTTGCATAATTTAGTTTGcgtaaaaagattaaaatttcattttagagTTTGATTCTGCGGCTAAGCCTTTACTTTCCCATAGCTGTTTTTATACTTGTAGGTACTTAACTAGAGaaagatttataataaatcaaataaaaccaATCGTTCAAATTCCTTTAAACTGCCagtgaaattaaataaatatacagaaTATTCAAGAGCATATCGAGGACCTAAGTTATggaattcttttcaaaaaacaaatgcaaatatggtaaaatcattaaactcatttaagtttcaagcaaaaaaacaaatttttaattttacggaataataattcaaaaatacttttgtaaatttattcaaatgaaCTTTACTTATTATTCTTAGTAGTTACTAATGATATACCTGtcttttaatgtattaattacTAAGTCTTTTtgtatatgtttgtatttaattttttgaatacctaaaattaaaatatagttgttgtaaaatttatttgtaattgtaaaaataatttactttcttattatatctttagtttattttatatattttttattttattacttttatatttttaatagactTTTATAaccctttttaaatattttataatttgaaatatcaatactttattatgttaaagggttctatgaaaagattgagGTGATGTTGCAtcatccgtatcttctttgagtccccgtctgtttttaaaatattttatttattgataattacCATGTAAAACTCAtcagtaatttattttaacagcgaaatataaaatgaaataaaaaaattaaaaaaaaggacaaaaaaaatcatttttcgcATATTTTGAAGCGTGATATTTGgacaaagaaaaacatttcctttaccaattttattaattattggtTTGAACTAGCCAATCAACAATAATCAAGTGGAATACTTCttgtaaagtatttactttgtttgtttttcaagttcaaaaaTGCTTTTGACAACGTTTGgtcaatatttctaaaagtttagtCAAACTTTGACATCTAATATCAGAgagcaaattaattttttttttttttttaattttggaattGAGCTTCTAGTATGAATAGtaacaacatattaaaaaaatactttaaaagtggtcactctaaaaattttttggcaAATCTCAGCACAAATTTGGCATGATGCAGTCTATTTCTAATGTGATGATGTTTTAACAcactttaaaaatcaaaaactgtgCTAATTATATAAGTATcagttttgtatttaaaagcataaaagaaaaacaataaagaattattaaaaaaatattttacttgacTGTATCGGTGTATGCTTATTTAATGGCCTTTGCCCCTctgtataaattgtataaattttttaaaataatttttttaattaaatgcagATAcagttctaaaatattttaaaacctttattgAGTGACTGTACTTTGTCAATTAGTCAAAAGTCAATAGCAGTAAAAAAAGGTGTTCgcaaaataaagaattaatagAATATAATTGTCAAAAAATAGAGTAAACTGGGGTAAgagtaaacaaaacaaaaaagtgaacggtttagcaattttgtttcttttaaatttattgaaagctaaaactaaaaacttttaaaaatacgaGGCACTATTTTGTAGCGAACTTTGTGCTCTATCTAAtggtgtaaaaattatttaaaaaaaacttaattttgccTTAGCAAACCTCAAAATTCTGATcctcgtcaaaaaaaaaaaattttctaaaatatcaaCTTCAAAGCTcccaaaactaaaattaaattttactaaacaaaaaaggCTGTTTTGTAGAAAATTTTATGACGATCAAGATTATATATACAAAGGCAACTCTTCACAAGCGTGTGCACAACAAAGTCCAATCACATGGTAGAGGAACAACTACCGGGCTTAGTACATCATTTGAACTAGTTTTTGTTGCTGTGTGtttatgcaagtcacaacactgcAGTAAATTTTTGGCAAGTCGCAACACTTGAAGAATTTTTTGAGTAGAATACTATATCTTTGGTGAAAGCTATATCTTTGTGGtgttatcaaattaataaaattgcaacTCTTTTTTA
Encoded here:
- the LOC136087932 gene encoding uncharacterized protein LOC136087932, whose translation is MTLSKHIPKSWKSLQIAGKQWLRGFMLCRNELSLRNPKATSMARASAFNRYTVGEFFTNLKDVRLRHKFQPQSLYNVDETGLTIVQKPVKIIAEKGDKQVGRITSAERGTLVTVCCAVNAIGNSIPPFFIFPRVHFKGSMLNGGPPGCVGVANPSGWMNCAMFFEWIKHFIQNMKCSPANPVLLLLDNHESHVSIVCLDLAKKNGITMLSFPPHCSHKLQPLDRSVYGPFKRYYNAAYDDWVVSNPRPMTIHDIAAVARKAYAQAFTLSNIFAGFAVAGIEPFNPNVFSDNEFLLHM